One stretch of Acropora muricata isolate sample 2 chromosome 12, ASM3666990v1, whole genome shotgun sequence DNA includes these proteins:
- the LOC136891662 gene encoding telomere-associated protein RIF1-like isoform X4 → MVTIPDCEGLFEPLLRILEDKMAAVDDQVDAYLRLTDRLRQEEDVFVRELLIFLRRIVVLLKKDIQSDKSDLCQASLQALGHCLYQQQIASSISFTDGQDLVKELLDRILGSEDKGVCTRALWCLAKQNLDNAIIKSQLGSILLSLESVITKDLQSITVDHEALNVIERLLQQVPKSDLIKTADSWSKLVFPMLVSSAAKVRERALAVMSTGLEHLISSQDKVVKILLPMLKGCLLKEFPKLCSEKKELFVLKCWCCIVPILGETLHKGGSLINEMLKLVEQGFRNQSVEVQVMSFSAWNILIDNFALSSDVLCSSRRVKLIMTPLRNLAVKERNEAVETARLSTWWHYVCSLGPQVQELFEQVCTPLLQFIFGTAVDQMSSLKTREGLSELKCPPTPTNSKFMTDMMAETPKSSIRRSLRDVGTPKTPTVLNASFAKMTKQKLLMQGCQILLELLTINDDELNGNLNLITSIERLQTVIFKKPENFKKHSCLLMNAVREGFKALGQELSEPLGTKIWSVLVARINQLLEKGSSADFSEMLLPLLAVLQDLVDSNVLAPSLQLKMLCDLSSLQAEALSHHMAALHSKDNPQGSPALLLVQLLFMPHLLENIWENERLHLTFEHLINCGMKAASGHLLFLKTVLNLLEKASSSILKRDALWRLWIFVAEQIIKYIQKTNDVNQGDALEHDFSTLYLVLQFPMKHLLNVSLSQDLVKESSKTVAELYRSFSRAASLVPTAETNICCEELCYKILALGADWRTKDVAFVDSLVNLTGVIIECLDFTIPGLFAMATTAAGKSPTASPSKWNKRLQKPMGNFTSLVHMIVKLLSACEKTRDCQTLGVLAAVLTSLIDKLSYFFVHINGAITITSILKTLTPALRIYLENAHASVKIAQATLDKRLFTTRLIQKIEKLWVDLLTCVQTRHGGPYDSDFLTVMSPLLEVTFCHPKRSIKNHTVMFWNASFANSQSLDYPEGLRPILQIAKDKMSLTLPGWENIKVSAKESQLETESEDLTQQVEIIKPFPYGILTSPQRNKAPSFPGGSPQMKGSFLHRGVVADKTTENSSPKLFGRSPKPTRPRNSPSGTHVRRKLPLSKYDDDDQDYVMIAPSPKKKRLLTEHQKEIMCSRSNVPALYNELDRSQDCSHFSQYTLASQAQVTADSTPSSSPDEERGLPEGQKKLEGESDPTKMDGCEIDIVLDKNEVEILDDRELEISEPGAGGDGELKVAEDIGTMEIEEKKCNSVLYERTVRSSNIESLAKGDDEVVEDTIKNSNESQIGEEEDEVTSPDVIPSSQTSSFDSPFQSLRRVSIPLSSALPDSLGSLTKLRSVENLEIEDPKLEAIKSDDSVVETQRSEEHNEKEKDSVDKVAVSKTKVSPIAGRTRRKLQQKTEVSKTPSQTEPENEPTEQEVSQLTAESGKIQTELAEKSPEKVTEPKIAEISRDVTSSPVPSMMNKFFRPLSAGGSPCRVTFSGNCSPGVSPTNGILKKKWPGNKPSVDSPSPPNKVRRVSFALPVKDDSCDDREKMTLTRSNASQVKKPNSSPFTAVKQRRPLPGISDQSSCQSLECVFPELVSCKVPVDQILPSILAMSWSRGMGHLVRAQNIHTIGNLSALKEDQVNNLPIKSPKVLTLKKALRRFQQTHRGKNAKPLRNACLKDAFREEDEYKEDFISSDLAQLQDELTDKDSDKETLDCKTVFVSRNEKPEPVKRNDHWQSSEAEVVDVAPKGMLGESYIEVGLQNKSTAVSANSDDHLGDDDLDSVEDVLCEPYVDVDLESKYTTVLADSEKVKGESIDESVGSEEEEPLTPPLQGHDDIGANESSNGLTPRRETCSLPTRLFTSANATPSGLETEDILFHDRSTENVEENQIKEFCKEESTIKLEGSASPVGSTAEETAVLPLAVETDIAVDQRITTEKEKFRDCLRSLKELTSADLLREFSAEEIFETHQNLTEVMAIIVQSLKGRCQ, encoded by the exons TCGCTTACGACAAGAAGAGGACGTATTTGTGCGTGAACTCCTTATTTTTCTCAGAAGAATTGTTGTTTTGCTCAAG AAAGATATACAATCTGACAAGTCTGATTTATGTCAAGCTTCACTTCAAGCTCTTGGTCATTGCCTCTATCAGCAACAAATAGCAAG TTCTATATCTTTCACTGATGGCCAAGATCTTGTTAAAG AACTCCTTGACAGAATTCTTGGATCTGAAGACAAAGGAGTTTGTACAAGAGCATTATGGTGCCTTGCAAAGCAGAATTTAGATAATGCAATCATAAAGAGCCAG CTGGGGTCGATCCTGTTATCTTTGGAGTCCGTGATCACCAAGGATTTGCAGTCCATCACAGTGGATCATGAAGCTTTGAATGTGATTGAAAG GTTGTTGCAACAAGTTCCCAAGTCTGATTTGATCAAGACTGCAGATTCTTGGTCGAAGCTTGTATTTCCAATGCTTGTAAGCTCTGCAGCAAAG GTTCGTGAAAGAGCCTTAGCGGTTATGTCTACAGGACTGGAGCACTTGATTTCTTCACAAGATAAAGTTGTTAAAATACTTCTACCAATGTTGAAAGGG TGCTTGCTGAAAGAGTTCCCAAAACTGTGTTCTGAGAAGAAAGAGCTGTTTGTTCTCAAATGCTGGTGTTGTATTGTGCCAATCTTGGGAGAG ACTCTTCATAAAGGAGGAAGTTTAATCAATGAAATGCTGAAGCTTGTTGAGCAG GGATTTCGTAACCAGTCTGTTGAGGTTCAAGTCATGTCCTTCTCTGCATGGAATATCTTGATTGATAACTTTGCTTTGTCATCAG atGTATTGTGCAGCTCAAGGAGGGTGAAGCTCATCATGACTCCACTCAGG AACTTAGCAGTTAAGGAAAGAAATGAAGCTGTTGAAACTGCAAGGCTATCAACTTGGTGGCACTATGTATGTTCACTTGGTCCTCAAGTTCAAGAACTTTTTGAGCAG GTCTGCACCCCACTACTCCAATTCATATTTGGAACAGCTGTTGATCAAATGAGCTCATTGAAGACTAGAGAAGGGCTCAGTGAACTCAAATGTCCCCCAACCCCTACAAACAGCAAGTTCATGACTGATATGATGGCAGAGACACCCAAATCAAGTATTCGCAGATCTCTCAGAGATGTTGGCACCCCTAAAACACCAACTGTTTTGAATGCAAGCTTTGCCAAGATGACCAAGCAAAAGCTCTTAATGCAGGGATGCCAGATCTTGCTGGAATTACTGACCATAAATGATGACGAGTTGAATGGGAATCTCAATTTGATTACTTCCATTG AAAGATTGCAAACTGTGATTTTTAAGAAACCAGAAAATTTCAAGAAGCATAGTTGCTTATTAATGAATGCAGTTAGAGAAGGCTTCAAAGCCTTGGGTCAAGAATTGTCAG AACCATTAGGAACGAAAATATGGAGTGTTCTTGTTGCTAGAATTAACCAATTACTTGAAAAAG GCTCATCAGCAGATTTCAGTGAGATGTTACTTCCTCTCTTGGCTGTCTTACAGGATTTAGTTGATAGTAATGTGCTGGCACCATCTTTGCAGCTG AAAATGCTTTGTGATCTGTCGAGTCTCCAAGCTGAAGCATTAAGTCATCACATGGCAGCACTACATTCTAAAGATAACCCACAAGGCTCACCAGCTCTGCTTCTTGTTCAGTTGCTTTTCATGCCACATTTGCTGGAGAACATCTGGGAAAATGAAAG gCTTCACCTGACCTTTGAACATCTTATTAATTGTGGCATGAAAGCTGCTTCAGGGCATTTACTCTTTTTAAAGACGGTGTTGAACCTTCTAGAAAAGGCATCAAG CTCCATACTCAAAAGAGATGCCCTTTGGAGACTTTGGATTTTTGTTGCAGAGCAGATCATTAAATACATACAAAAG actaATGATGTGAATCAGGGTGATGCTTTGGAACATGACTTCAGCACTCTGTACTTAGTGTTACAATTTCCTATGAAACATCTTCTTAATGTCAGTTTATCGCAG GATCTTGTGAAAGAATCAAGTAAAACTGTTGCTGAGTTGTATCGCTCGTTTTCCCGGGCAGCTTCTCTGGTGCCTACAGCAGAAACAAACATTTGTTGTGAGGAGCTTTGTTACAAGATTCTTGCTTTGGGTGCTGACTGGAGAACCAAG GATGTTGCATTTGTTGACAGTCTTGTCAACCTGACTGGAGTAATTATTGAATGCTTGGACTTCACAATTCCGGGTTTATTTGCTATGGCAACTACAGCAGCAGGGAAGTCACCTACTGCCTCCCCCTCCAAGTGGAATAAACGACTCCAGAAACCAATGGGAAATTTCACCAGTTTGGTTCACATGATTGTTAAGTTGCTCTCTGCCTGTGAAAAAACAAGAGACTGTCAG ACCCTTGGTGTGTTGGCTGCAGTTTTGACCAGCTTGATTGACAAGCTGTCCTATTTCTTTGTGCATATCAACGGAGCCATCACTATCACCTCGATCCTCAAGACACTGACTCCCGCTCTGAGGATCTATCTTGAAAATGCACATGCAAG tgtAAAGATTGCTCAAGCTACTTTGGATAAGAGGCTGTTTACAACAAGACTCATCCAGAAG attGAGAAGCTGTGGGTGGACCTTCTAACTTGTGTGCAAACCCGTCATGGTGGACCATATGATTCAGACTTCCTGACTGTTATGTCTCCACTCCTG GAAGTAACATTTTGTCACCCTAAGCGAAGTATCAAGAACCATACAGTTATGTTTTGGAATGCTTCATTTGCCAACTCGCAAAGTCTAGATTACCCAGAAGGACTCAG GCCAATCCTCCAGATTGCAAAAGATAAAATGTCTCTAACGCTGCCAGGATGGGAAAATATAAAG GTCTCTGCCAAGGAATCTCAGCTGGAAACTGAG TCTGAAGATCTCACTCAGCAAGTTGAAATCATTAAACCCTTCCCGTATGGTATCCTGACTTCTCCCCAGAGGAACAAGGCACCTAGCTTTCCAGGGGGGTCCCCACAGATGAAAGGTAGCTTCTTGCACAGAGGAGTGGTTGCTGACAAGACAACTGAGAATTCTTCACCCAAATTG TTTGGTCGATCACCAAAACCAACCCGACCCAGGAATTCACCTTCTGGTACGCATGTCAGACGAAAATTACCTCTGTCCAagtatgatgatgatgatcag GATTATGTTATGATCGCACCttcaccaaaaaagaaaagactgcTGACCGAACACCAGAAAGAAATAATGTGCAGTCGAAG CAATGTTCCTGCTCTTTACAATGAACTTGACCGATCCCAGGATTGTTCGCACTTTTCTCAATATACTTTGGCATCGCAGGCTCAAGTCAC TGCTGACTCAACACCAAGCAGCTCACCGG ATGAAGAAAGAGGTCTTCCCGAAGGACAAAAGAAGTTAGAAGGTGAGAGTGACCCAACAAAAATGGATGGATGCGAGATCGACATAGTTTTGGACAAAAATGAAGTCGAGATTTTGGACGATAGGGAACTGGAAATTAGCGAACCAGGCGCTGGTGGTGATGGCGAGCTGAAAGTCGCAGAAGATATTGGCACAATGGagatagaagaaaaaaaatgcaacagtgTTTTGTACGAAAGAACTGTTCGCTCATCGAACATTGAATCATTGGCAAAAGGTGACGATGAAGTTGTAGAGGATACAATTAAGAACAGTAATGAATCACAAATTGGTGAGGAGGAGGATGAAGTGACGTCACCTGACGTAATACCATCATCACAGACGTCAAGCTTTGATTCCCCGTTCCAGTCTCTCAGACGCGTGTCGATCCCTCTGTCGAGTGCTTTACCCGATTCATTGGGGTCTTTAACAAAGCTGAGGAGTGTTGAAAATCTTGAAATAGAAGATCCGAAACTGGAAGCGATTAAAAGCGACGACAGTGTAGTTGAAACGCAGCGTAGTGAAGAAcacaacgaaaaagaaaaagattcaGTCGATAAAGTGGCCGTAAGCAAAACGAAAGTTTCTCCAATTGCGGGCCGAACGAGAAGAAAACTACAACAGAAAACCGAAGTTAGCAAGACGCCTTCCCAGACAGAGCCAGAGAACGAACCCACAGAGCAAGAGGTGAGTCAGCTGACTGCAGAGAGCGGTAAAATTCAAACGGAACTAGCCGAAAAGTCCCCTGAGAAAGTCACTGAACCGAAAATAGCAGAAATTTCAAGAGATGTAACCTCATCCCCAGTGCCCAGTATGATGAACAAGTTTTTCCGTCCTTTGTCAGCGGGCGGGAGCCCGTGCCGCGTCACTTTTAGTGGGAACTGTTCACCTGGTGTTTCTCCTACAAATGGAATCTTAAAGAAGAAGTGGCCTGGAAACAAGCCGTCCGTGGATTCGCCCTCTCCTCCAAACAAG GTGAGGCGAGTATCTTTTGCTCTTCCTGTTAAAGATGACAGCTGCGACGATCGAGAAAAGATGACGTTAACAAGAAGCAATGCATCGCAAGTTAAGAAGCCAAATTCTTCCCCGTTTACAGCAGTAAAGCAG CGGCGTCCGTTACCGGGAATTAGCGACCAGTCTTCTTGTCAGTCACTGGAATGCGTGTTCCCGGAATTAGTATCCTGTAAGGTTCCTGTTGATCAGATCCTCCCCAGTATCTTGGCAATGTCTTGGTCACGCGGTATGGGTCACTTGGTGCGCGCGCAGAACATTCACACCATCGGAAACTTGTCTGCCCTTAAAGAAGATCAG GTGAACAATTTGCCGATCAAATCGCCGAAGGTATTGACCCTAAAAAAAGCCTTGAGAAGATTTCAACAAACTCATCGAGGGAAGAATGCCAAACCACTCAGAAACGCCTGTTTAAAAGATGCTTTTAGAGAGGAAGATGAATATAAAGAAG ATTTTATCTCCAGCGACCTTGCTCAACTTCAAGACGAGCTCACAGATAAGGATTCGGATAAAGAAACGCTGGATTGTAAAACCGTATTTGTTAGCAGAAATGAGAAACCAGAACCAGTCAAAAGAAATGACCATTGGCAGTCAAGTGAAGCTGAGGTTGTTGATGTTGCTCCTAAGGGCATGTTGGGTGAGTCTTATATAGAGGTTGGCTTGCAAAATAAGAGCACCGCTGTTTCAGCCAACTCTGATGATCACCTTGGTGATGATGATCTTGATTCTGTCGAGGACGTGTTGTGCGAGCCTTACGTAGACGTAGACCTGGAAAGTAAGTACACCACTGTCCTTGCTGACTCTGAAAAAGTCAAAGGGGAGTCGATTGATGAGAGCGTGGGCTCAGAGGAAGAAGAGCCACTGACCCCACCCCTCCAGGGGCATGATGACATTGGAGCAAACGAGAGCTCCAACGGTTTAACTCCACGAAGAGAGACTTGTTCCCTTCCAACGAGGCTATTTACAAGCGCAAATGCAACTCCTAGTGGCCTAGAAACTGAGGATATACTTTTCCATGATCGAAGCACAGAAAATGTCGAAGAAAAccaaataaaagaattttgcaAGGAGGAAAGCACCATAAAACTTGAAGGATCTGCTTCACCTGTTGGATCTACCGCTGAGGAGACTGCGGTCCTCCCATTAGCGGTGGAAACAGATATCGCTGTTGATCAAAGGATAACCACAGAAAAGGAAAAGTTTCGTGACTGTTTACGTTCCTTGAAAGAACTTACGTCGGCAGATCTCTTGCGTGAATTTTCAGCCGAGGAGATTTTCGAAACGCATCAGAACTTGACTGAAGTAATGGCGATTATCGTTCAGTCTCTAAAAGGGCGTTGCCAATGA